The Pan paniscus chromosome 15, NHGRI_mPanPan1-v2.0_pri, whole genome shotgun sequence genome includes a window with the following:
- the CALM1 gene encoding calmodulin-1 isoform X2 — protein sequence MADQLTEEQIAEFKEAFSLFDKDGDGTITTKELGTVMRSLGQNPTEAELQDMINEVDADGNGTIDFPEFLTMMARKMKDTDSEEEIREAFRVFDKDGNGYISAAELRHVMTNLGEKLTDEEVDEMIREADIDGDGQVNYEEFVQMMTAK from the exons ATG GCTGATCAGCTGACCGAAGAACAGATTGCTG AATTCAAGGAAGCCTTCTCCCTATTTGATAAAGATGGCGATGGCACCATCACAACAAAGGAACTTGGAACTGTCATGAGGTCACTGGGTCAGAACCCAACAGAAGCTGAATTGCAGGATATGATCAATGAAGTGGATGCTGATG GTAATGGCACCATTGACTTCCCCGAATTTTTGACTATGATGGCtagaaaaatgaaagatacaGATAGTGAAGAAGAAATCCGTGAGGCATTCCGAGTCTTTGACAAG GATGGCAATGGTTATATCAGTGCAGCAGAACTACGTCACGTCATGACAAACTTAGGAGAAAAACTAACAGATGAAGAAGTAGATGAAATGATCAGAGAAGCAGATATTGATGGAGACGGACAAGTCAACTATGAAG AATTCGTACAGATGATGACTGCAAAATGA
- the CALM1 gene encoding calmodulin-1 isoform X1: protein MQADQLTEEQIAEFKEAFSLFDKDGDGTITTKELGTVMRSLGQNPTEAELQDMINEVDADGNGTIDFPEFLTMMARKMKDTDSEEEIREAFRVFDKDGNGYISAAELRHVMTNLGEKLTDEEVDEMIREADIDGDGQVNYEEFVQMMTAK from the exons ATGCAG GCTGATCAGCTGACCGAAGAACAGATTGCTG AATTCAAGGAAGCCTTCTCCCTATTTGATAAAGATGGCGATGGCACCATCACAACAAAGGAACTTGGAACTGTCATGAGGTCACTGGGTCAGAACCCAACAGAAGCTGAATTGCAGGATATGATCAATGAAGTGGATGCTGATG GTAATGGCACCATTGACTTCCCCGAATTTTTGACTATGATGGCtagaaaaatgaaagatacaGATAGTGAAGAAGAAATCCGTGAGGCATTCCGAGTCTTTGACAAG GATGGCAATGGTTATATCAGTGCAGCAGAACTACGTCACGTCATGACAAACTTAGGAGAAAAACTAACAGATGAAGAAGTAGATGAAATGATCAGAGAAGCAGATATTGATGGAGACGGACAAGTCAACTATGAAG AATTCGTACAGATGATGACTGCAAAATGA